In Actinomyces weissii, a genomic segment contains:
- the topA gene encoding type I DNA topoisomerase, which yields MTTKLVIVESPNKVRSISGYLGPEFDVEASVGHIRDLPQPSELPATMKKGPYGRFAVDVEDGFTPYYVVNPDKKKTVTALKKALKEADELYLATDDDREGEAIAWHLKEVLQPKVPVRRMTFTEITKEAVTRALASTRDIDMDLVDAQETRRILDRLVGYEVSPVLWRKVRAGLSAGRVQSVATRLVVERERERMAFTAAAYWGVVADLTTVLSKVDAAARQEATFTARLATLDGRRVATGRDFTDAGELSAAARKAQLIHLHEGGAKAVAAALSRATAQVAKVDEKPYRRRPAAPFTTSTLQQEASRKLRMNPRETMRVAQGLYENGYITYMRTDSTVLSGQAVAAARAQVAELYGPQYVPDKPRVYATKSKGAQEAHEAIRPAGDHFRTPAQVAGSLTASQFKLYELIWKRTVASQMADAVGSTATVHVEVPIAGVLGEARDAGATFKTAGLTASGTVITFRGFLAAYEEGRDAERYEAAEGGARADREVRLPAMVAGQELDTVQAEASGHETTPPPRYTEASLVRALEEREIGRPSTYAATMSTISDRGYVDHRGQALVPTWLAFAVTRLLEENFAELVDYDFTASMERDLDRIAAGELDRVAWLTRFYKGAGSGQEPVGDAGEGGRLGLAQMLAGLGEIDARAVNSVEIGEGITLRVGRYGPYLEDTEGKRANVPADVAPDELTVARARELFARAADDGRELGVDPATGHTIIAKDGRYGPYVTEVLPEPPGEAEEADQPKKRSTKKAAGPKPRTASLFKSMDLATVTLEQALDLLSLPRVVGQDAEGVDITAQNGRYGPYLKKGTDSRSLESEEQLLTVTLEQALEIFAQPKRRRGQAAARGPLRELGTDPVSGRPVVIKDGRFGPYFTDGETNVTLRRDDDPATVTPERAYELLAEKRAKGPAKKRSTTKRTTTKAASKTGSKTTAKKTAVKTTSTAAKTASKTAAE from the coding sequence ATGACCACCAAGCTTGTGATCGTTGAGTCCCCCAACAAGGTCCGCTCAATCTCCGGCTACCTAGGACCGGAGTTCGACGTCGAGGCCTCCGTGGGGCACATCCGGGACCTGCCCCAGCCCTCCGAGCTGCCCGCCACCATGAAGAAGGGCCCTTACGGGCGCTTCGCGGTGGACGTGGAGGACGGCTTCACCCCCTACTACGTGGTCAACCCCGACAAGAAGAAGACGGTCACCGCCCTCAAGAAGGCCCTCAAGGAGGCGGACGAGCTCTACCTGGCCACGGACGACGACCGTGAGGGGGAGGCGATCGCCTGGCACCTCAAGGAGGTCCTCCAGCCCAAGGTGCCGGTGCGCCGCATGACCTTCACGGAGATCACCAAGGAGGCGGTCACCCGGGCGCTGGCCTCCACCCGGGACATCGACATGGACCTGGTGGACGCCCAGGAGACCCGCCGCATCCTGGACCGCCTGGTGGGCTACGAGGTCAGCCCGGTGCTGTGGCGCAAGGTGCGGGCGGGCCTGTCCGCCGGGCGCGTGCAGTCGGTGGCCACCCGCCTGGTGGTGGAGCGGGAGCGCGAGCGCATGGCCTTCACCGCCGCCGCCTACTGGGGAGTGGTGGCCGACCTGACCACCGTGCTGTCCAAGGTGGACGCCGCCGCCCGCCAGGAGGCCACCTTCACGGCCCGCCTGGCCACCCTGGACGGGCGCCGCGTGGCCACGGGACGGGACTTCACCGACGCCGGTGAGCTCAGTGCCGCCGCCCGCAAGGCCCAGCTGATCCACCTGCACGAGGGCGGGGCCAAGGCGGTGGCCGCGGCGCTCAGCCGGGCGACGGCGCAGGTGGCCAAGGTGGACGAGAAGCCCTACCGGCGGCGTCCGGCGGCCCCCTTCACCACCTCCACCTTGCAGCAGGAGGCCTCCCGCAAGCTGCGCATGAACCCGCGCGAGACCATGCGCGTGGCCCAGGGCCTTTACGAGAACGGCTACATCACCTACATGCGTACCGACTCCACGGTGCTGTCCGGGCAGGCGGTGGCGGCCGCCCGCGCCCAGGTCGCCGAGCTCTACGGCCCCCAGTACGTGCCGGACAAGCCGCGCGTGTACGCCACCAAGTCCAAGGGTGCCCAGGAGGCCCACGAGGCGATCCGCCCTGCTGGTGACCACTTCCGCACCCCGGCGCAGGTGGCGGGCTCCCTGACCGCCTCCCAGTTCAAGCTCTACGAGCTGATCTGGAAGCGCACCGTGGCCTCCCAGATGGCCGACGCCGTCGGCTCCACCGCCACCGTGCACGTGGAGGTACCGATCGCGGGGGTCCTGGGTGAGGCGCGTGACGCCGGGGCCACCTTCAAGACGGCGGGGCTGACGGCCTCGGGCACGGTCATCACCTTCCGGGGCTTCCTGGCCGCCTACGAGGAGGGCCGCGACGCCGAGCGCTACGAGGCGGCGGAGGGCGGCGCCCGCGCGGACCGGGAGGTGCGCCTGCCCGCGATGGTGGCGGGCCAGGAGCTGGACACGGTGCAGGCCGAGGCCTCCGGCCACGAGACCACACCGCCGCCCCGCTACACCGAGGCCTCCTTGGTGCGGGCCCTGGAGGAGCGGGAGATCGGCCGCCCCTCCACCTACGCCGCCACCATGTCCACCATCTCCGACCGGGGCTACGTGGACCACCGGGGCCAGGCGCTGGTGCCCACCTGGCTGGCCTTCGCCGTCACCCGCCTGCTGGAGGAGAACTTCGCGGAGCTGGTGGACTACGACTTCACGGCCTCTATGGAGCGGGACCTGGACCGGATCGCCGCTGGTGAGCTGGACCGGGTGGCCTGGCTGACCCGCTTCTACAAGGGCGCCGGGTCGGGGCAGGAGCCGGTGGGCGATGCCGGGGAGGGCGGACGCCTGGGCCTGGCGCAGATGCTCGCGGGCCTGGGGGAGATCGACGCGCGGGCCGTCAACTCCGTGGAGATCGGGGAGGGCATCACCCTGCGCGTGGGGCGTTACGGCCCCTACCTGGAGGACACGGAGGGCAAGCGCGCTAACGTGCCCGCGGACGTGGCCCCTGACGAGCTGACGGTGGCGCGGGCGCGGGAGCTGTTCGCGCGGGCCGCCGACGACGGCCGGGAGCTGGGGGTGGACCCGGCCACAGGGCACACCATCATCGCCAAGGACGGCCGCTACGGCCCCTACGTAACCGAGGTGCTGCCGGAGCCGCCAGGTGAGGCTGAGGAGGCTGACCAGCCCAAGAAGCGCAGCACCAAGAAGGCGGCGGGGCCCAAGCCGCGCACGGCCTCCTTGTTCAAGAGCATGGACCTGGCCACCGTGACCCTGGAGCAGGCCCTGGACCTGCTCAGCCTGCCGCGGGTGGTGGGCCAGGACGCGGAGGGCGTGGACATTACCGCGCAGAACGGGCGCTACGGGCCCTACCTGAAGAAGGGCACGGACTCGCGCTCCCTGGAGAGCGAGGAGCAGCTGCTCACGGTGACCCTGGAGCAGGCGCTGGAGATCTTTGCGCAGCCCAAGCGGCGCCGCGGGCAGGCGGCGGCCCGGGGGCCGTTGCGGGAGCTGGGCACGGACCCGGTCTCAGGCCGCCCGGTGGTTATCAAGGACGGGCGCTTCGGCCCGTACTTCACGGACGGGGAGACGAACGTGACCCTGCGCCGCGACGACGACCCGGCCACGGTGACCCCGGAGCGCGCCTACGAGCTGCTGGCGGAGAAGCGGGCCAAGGGGCCAGCCAAGAAGCGCAGCACCACCAAGCGGACCACCACCAAGGCAGCGAGCAAGACCGGTAGCAAGACGACCGCCAAGAAGACGGCTGTCAAGACCACTAGTACAGCTGCTAAGACTGCCAGCAAGACGGCTGCCGAGTAG